The Hevea brasiliensis isolate MT/VB/25A 57/8 chromosome 1, ASM3005281v1, whole genome shotgun sequence genome has a window encoding:
- the LOC131169382 gene encoding putative disease resistance protein At3g14460: MAAEAVAGAFLSSMFQFLFERMDSPEIAAFFKGHKLDLSLVKKLKVAMITVTGLLDHAEEKQIVVPAVKKWLDELKDAAYEADDLLDEIAYEALRSELEAGSTTKKLYRLFSSHNPFEMAVNAKLGKILELLEYLTRQMNALGLTLREGIGDKPSSHKTPTTSLPDDESSICGREYDRKKITESLLSNSQGIGVICVVGIGGMGKTTLAQLVYNDKQVDRHFNLKAWVYVSEEFNVFKITTEIRSKVSSEDCKANNLSELQQELKQKLEGKKYLLVLDDVWSDKYAEWESLLKPLKAGAQGSKIVVTTRIESIASAMENNQMLIDLIHPLEKLSDDDCWSMLATYAFHDEISNSSFEAVGKEIAKKCGGLPLALKTIGSLLRSKRNVKEWEKISQSNMWNLLSDNIVPALKLSYHYLPSHLKQCFAYCAVFPKGYEFYKEDLIPLWMAEGFIMEAKEGDDNEDVGDAYFKDLVSRSFFQMSSGSQNCFVMHDHMHDLAKSIYGEFCFMLDKNSSDKVPTKTRYLYTRHGDGGFSYVYHGDGGYYKCIIEKVNESQLLRTFFSDAYFYRNWRVMHALLPKLKQLRVLVLYRYHKRKLPNSIGNLKHLRYLNLRRASIIKLPQSVSSLYNLQTLILRDCEDLVELPANLARLINLCCLDLRGTKLRRMPPQMGNLVKLRTLTNFSLGKWCGSGIKELGKLQHIHGELSIENLQNINPKHVWESKLRNKEQLKTLKFKWGGSSSSSLSNLVCLKLSECNNCSCLPPLGQLASLKDLSITGFAKLVSVGFEFYGSCRPPMKPFGSLIILRFERIGQWEEWKSEDGAFPHLEELYVKHCPRLIKALPNNLSCLKKLQVVGRKKQLVPSLRVPPTILEMMLKDDSRDVVLKKLPSGLHRMEVRKLDSMNSLSDGLEPYGLASILEEIELYHCAIERFPLEIFPNLKRIYISMCFNLKSLSETEEIQEESSSCPNLTELLLKGCSNLKSLPECIGSHPSLVKLEIEFCSKLELFPKGGLPSKLESLGIAYCGKLKIKVIEGIDNNYEGDEETLLLLPSTLTRLRIDGLQNVESLNYKGLVHLRELIIVCCPSLLSIPVCMQDLLPSLVKLEIDGCPKLEPFLEGGLPSQLKSLEISGCHGAIAGLMKRDFRTMPDNEVESIPEETLLPSSLTHLEMWNLNSVKYLELHHLTSLNELSIGKCPNLRCIAKERLSSSLSSLRIGFGCPLLCQRCKEKVGEDWPNISHIPCIDID; the protein is encoded by the exons ATGGCGGCCGAGGCAGTAGCAGGAGCATTTCTCTCCAGCATGTTCCAGTTTTTGTTTGAGAGGATGGATTCTCCCGAGATTGCTGCATTTTTTAAGGGCCACAAACTCGACCTTTCACTAGTGAAGAAGTTGAAGGTTGCTATGATCACTGTTACTGGATTGCTTGATCACGCTGAGGAAAAGCAGATTGTTGTGCCTGCTGTGAAGAAGTGGCTTGATGAGCTCAAAGATGCGGCCTATGAGGCTGATGACTTGTTGGATGAGATTGCTTATGAAGCTCTGCGATCAGAGTTAGAAGCTGGATCTACAACAAAAAAGCTGTACAGACTTTTCTCTTCTCATAACCCATTTGAAATGGCAGTGAATGCAAAATTAGGAAAGATCCTTGAGCTACTTGAATATTTAACAAGACAGATGAATGCCTTGGGTCTAACTCTGAGAGAGGGCATTGGAGATAAACCATCATCGCACAAAACACCAACTACTTCACTGCCAGATGATGAATCTAGTATTTGTGGCAGGGAATATGACAGAAAAAAAATCACAGAGTCATTGTTATCTAATAGCCAGGGCATTGGTGTGATCTGCGTAGTTGGTATTGGTGGCATGGGTAAAACTACTCTTGCTCAGCTTGTTTACAATGACAAACAAGTAGATCGACACTTTAATCTCAAAGCATGGGTCTATGTCTCTGAAGAATTCAATGTCTTTAAGATAACAACCGAAATTCGTAGCAAGGTGTCTTCAGAGGATTGTAAGGCTAACAATTTAAGTGAGCTTCAACAAGAGCTAAAGCAAAAATTGGAGGGAAAAAAGTATTTGCTCGTCTTGGATGATGTCTGGAGTGATAAGTATGCTGAATGGGAAAGTTTATTGAAACCTTTGAAGGCAGGGGCACAAGGAAGTAAGATTGTTGTTACAACTCGCATCGAAAGCATAGCATCAGCTATGGAAAATAACCAGATGCTCATTGATCTAATTCATCCTTTGGAGAAATTAAGTGATGATGATTGCTGGTCCATGCTTGCAACATATGCATTTCATGATGAAATTTCCAATTCATCATTTGAAGCTGTTGGTAAGGAAATAGCCAAAAAGTGCGGAGGTCTACCATTAGCTCTGAAAACGATAGGGAGTCTCCTCCGATCCAAAAGAAATGTTAAGGAGTGGGAGAAGATATCACAGAGCAATATGTGGAATTTGTTGAGCGACAACATTGTTCCAGCTTTAAAACTGAGTTATCATTATCTCCCTTCGCATCTAAAGCAATGTTTTGCTTATTGCGCAGTGTTTCCAAAGGGTTATGAATTCTACAAAGAGGATTTGATTCCTTTATGGATGGCTGAGGGTTTCATAATGGAAGCCAAAGAAGGTGATGATAATGAAGATGTGGGTGACGCATACTTTAAAGATCTTGTGTCAAGATCTTTCTTTCAGATGTCTAGCGGCTCTCAAAATTGCTTTGTTATGCATGACCACATGCATGACTTAGCCAAATCCATATATGGAGAATTCTGCTTTATGCTGGATAAAAATTCATCTGATAAGGTTCCAACAAAGACTCGTTATTTATATACTCGTCATGGAGATGGTGGTTTTTCATATGTTTATCATGGAGATGGTGGTTATTACAAGTGTATCATTGAGAAAGTCAACGAAAGCCAACTATTACGCACCTTCTTTTCCGATGCATACTTTTACCGAAATTGGAGGGTCATGCATGCTTTATTGCCAAAACTCAAACAATTACGAGTATTGGTTTTGTATCGTTATCACAAGAGAAAGTTACCTAATTCAATTGGCAATTTGAAGCATTTGCGATATTTGAATCTCCGCAGAGCATCAATCATAAAGCTACCTCAATCTGTGAGTAGTTTGTATAATCTGCAAACTTTAATTTTACGTGATTGTGAAGATCTCGTTGAGCTGCCTGCCAATTTGGCAAGGTTAATCAACTTGTGTTGTCTCGACCTCAGAGGAACAAAATTGCGAAGAATGCCACCGCAAATGGGTAATCTAGTGAAGCTCCGAACGTTGACTAATTTCAGTTTGGGAAAATGGTGCGGGTCAGGAATCAAGGAGTTGGGAAAGCTTCAACATATACATGGAGAGCTTAGCATTGAGAATTTGCAAAATATTAACCCTAAACATGTTTGGGAATCCAAATTGAGGAATAAAGAGCAGCTGAAGACACTGAAGTTCAAATGGGGTG GTTCCTCTTCATCATCCTTGTCAAATTTAGTATGCTTGAAGCTCAGTGAATGCAACAACTGCTCATGTTTGCCTCCTCTTGGGCAATTAGCATCTCTAAAGGACCTCTCAATCACAGGATTTGCAAAGCTTGTGTCCGTGGGTTTTGAGTTCTATGGAAGTTGCCGTCCCCCAATGAAGCCATTTGGATCCCTCATAATTTTGAGGTTCGAAAGGATAGGACAGTGGGAGGAGTGGAAAAGTGAAGATGGAGCTTTCCCACACTTAGAAGAGCTTTATGTAAAACATTGTCCCAGACTTATAAAGGCACTGCCCAATAATCTTTCTTGTTTGAAAAAGCTTCAAGTTGTGGGACGTAAAAAGCAGCTTGTGCCTTCACTTCGAGTGCCTCCTACCATTCTTGAAATGATGTTAAAGGATGATTCTCgtgatgtggtgttgaagaaattGCCTTCTGGGCTGCATAGAATGGAAGTAAGGAAATTGGACTCAATGAATTCACTATCAGATGGATTAGAACCGTATGGTCTTGCCTCTATTTTAGAAGAAATCGAATTGTACCACTGTGCAATTGAGCGGTTCCCGTTGGAGATTTTCCCTAATCTAAAGAGAATTTATATCTCCATGTGTTTTAATTTAAAATCCCTCTCTGAAACTGAGGAAATTCAAGAAGAAAGCAGTTCTTGTCCTAATTTGACGGAGCTTTTGTTGAAAGGTTGCTCAAATTTGAAGTCGCTGCCTGAATGTATAGGCTCTCATCCTTCCCTTGTGAAATTGGAAATTGAGTTCTGTAGCAAACTTGAGTTATTTCCAAAAGGTGGTTTGCCATCGAAATTAGAATCCCTTGGCATCGCTTATTGTGGAAAACTCAAAATAAAAGTCATTGAGGGCATCGACAATAATTACGAAGGAGATGAGGAAACGCTGCTGCTGCTGCCCTCCACTCTCACCCGTCTTAGAATCGATGGTCTTCAAAATGTGGAATCTCTCAACTACAAGGGACTTGTTCACCTAAGAGAGTTAATCATCGTCTGCTGCCCTAGCCTCCTGTCCATTCCAGTTTGCATGCAAGACCTCCTCCCTTCCCTTGTGAAATTGGAAATAGATGGTTGCCCAAAACTGGAGCCGTTTCTAGAAGGAGGTTTGCCCTCTCAATTAAAATCACTTGAAATCAGTGGCTGCCATGGAGCCATTGCTGGGCTCATGAAACGCGATTTCCGGACAATGCCAGACAATGAAGTGGAATCCATACCAGAAGAGACGCTGCTGCCCTCCTCTCTTACCCATCTTGAAATGTGGAATCTTAACAGTGTCAAGTATCTAGAGCTTCACCACCTCACTTCTCTAAATGAATTGAGCATTGGTAAATGCCCTAATCTCCGGTGCATAGCAAAAGAGAGGTTGTCTTCCTCCCTTTCTTCTCTTCGTATCGGATTTGGTTGTCCTCTGCTATGTCAACGGTGTAAAGAGAAGGTGGGGGAAGACTGGCCCAACATATCTCACATCCCTTGTATTGACATTGATTAA
- the LOC131169378 gene encoding putative disease resistance RPP13-like protein 1: protein MAAEAVAGAFLSSMFQFLFERMDSPEIAAFFKGHKLDLSLVKKLKVAMITVTGLLDHAEEKQIVVPAVKKWLDELKDAAYEADDLLDEIAYEALRSELEAGSTTKKLCRLFSSHNPFDMAVNAKLEKILELLEYLTRQMNALGLTLREGIGDKPSSHKTPTTSLPDDESSICGRKYDRKKITESLLSNSHGIGVICVVGIGGMGKTTLAQLVYNDKQVDRHFNLKAWVYVSEEFNVFKITTEIRSKVSSEDCKANNLSELQQELKQKLEGKKYLLVLDDVWSDKYAEWESLLKPLKAGAQGSKIVVTTRIQSIASAMENNQMLIDLIHPLEKLSDDDCWSMLATYAFHDEISNSSFEAVGKEIAKKCGGLPLALKTIGSLLRSKRNDKEWEKISQSNMWNLLSDNIVPALKLSYHYLPSHLKQCFAYCAVFPKGYEFYKEDLIPLWMAEGFIMEAKEGDDNEDLGDACFKDLVSRSFFQVSSSSQNCFVMHDHMHDLAKSISGEFCCMLDKNSSDKVPTKTRYLYTRHGRDLYH, encoded by the exons ATGGCGGCCGAGGCAGTAGCAGGAGCATTTCTCTCCAGCATGTTCCAGTTTTTGTTTGAGAGGATGGATTCTCCCGAGATTGCCGCATTTTTTAAGGGCCACAAACTAGACCTTTCACTGGTGAAGAAGTTGAAGGTTGCTATGATCACTGTTACTGGATTGCTTGATCACGCTGAGGAAAAGCAGATTGTTGTGCCTGCCGTGAAGAAGTGGCTTGATGAGCTCAAAGATGCGGCCTATGAGGCTGATGACTTGTTGGATGAGATTGCTTATGAAGCTCTGCGATCAGAGTTAGAAGCTGGATCTACGACAAAAAAGCTATGCAGACTTTTCTCTTCTCATAACCCATTTGACATGGCAGTGAATGCAAAATTAGAAAAGATCCTTGAGCTACTTGAATATTTAACAAGACAGATGAATGCCCTGGGTCTAACTCTGAGAGAGGGCATTGGAGATAAACCATCATCGCACAAAACACCAACTACTTCACTGCCAGATGATGAATCTAGTATTTGTGGCAGGAAATATGACAGAAAAAAAATCACAGAGTCATTGTTATCTAATAGCCATGGCATAGGTGTGATCTGCGTCGTTGGTATTGGTGGCATGGGTAAAACTACTCTTGCTCAGCTTGTTTACAATGACAAACAAGTAGATCGACACTTTAATCTCAAAGCATGGGTCTATGTCTCTGAAGAATTCAATGTCTTTAAGATAACAACCGAAATTCGTAGCAAGGTGTCTTCAGAGGATTGTAAGGCTAACAATTTAAGTGAGCTTCAACAAGAGCTAAAGCAAAAATTGGAGGGAAAAAAGTATTTGCTCGTCTTGGATGATGTCTGGAGTGATAAGTATGCTGAATGGGAAAGTTTATTGAAACCTTTGAAGGCAGGGGCACAAGGAAGTAAGATTGTTGTTACAACTCGCATCCAAAGCATAGCATCAGCTATGGAAAATAACCAGATGCTCATTGATCTAATTCATCCTTTGGAGAAATTAAGTGATGACGATTGCTGGTCCATGCTTGCAACATATGCATTTCATGATGAAATTTCCAATTCATCATTTGAAGCTGTTGGTAAGGAAATAGCCAAAAAGTGCGGAGGTCTACCATTAGCTCTGAAAACGATAGGGAGTCTCCTCCGATCCAAAAGAAATGATAAGGAGTGGGAGAAGATATCACAGAGCAATATGTGGAATTTGTTGAGCGACAACATTGTTCCAGCTTTAAAATTGAGTTATCATTATCTCCCTTCGCATCTAAAGCAGTGTTTTGCTTATTGCGCAGTGTTTCCAAAGGGTTATGAATTCTACAAAGAGGATTTGATTCCTTTATGGATGGCTGAGGGTTTCATAATGGAAGCCAAAGAAGGTGATGATAATGAAGATTTGGGTGACGCATGCTTTAAAGATCTTGTGTCAAGATCTTTCTTTCAGGTGTCTAGCAGCTCTCAAAATTGCTTTGTTATGCATGACCACATGCATGACTTAGCCAAATCCATATCTGGAGAATTCTGCTGTATGTTGGATAAAAATTCATCTGATAAGGTTCCAACAAAGACTCGTTATTTATATACTCGTCATGGACGTGATC TTTATCATTGA
- the LOC131182833 gene encoding putative disease resistance protein At3g14460: MPALFPKFKQLRVLVLYGYDKRKLPNSIGNLKHLRYLNLRGASIIELPQSVSSLYNLQTLILRDCEDLVELPTNLARLINLCCLDLRGTNLRRMPPQMGNLVKLRTLTNFSLGKWCGSGIKELGKLQHIHGELSIENLQNINPKHVWESKLRNKEQLKTLEFKWGGKSKDAKHAKKTLEQLWPHEKVENLYIVGYDGTIFPYWVGSSSSSLSNLVCLKLSECNNCSCLPPLGQLASLKDLSITGFAKLVSVGFEFYGSCRPPMKPFGSLIILRFERIGQWEEWKSEDGAFPHLEELYVERCPRLIKALPNNLSCLKKLQVVRCKKQLVPSLRVPPTILEMMLEDDSRYVVLKKLPSGLHRMEVMKLDSVNSLLDGLEQAYGLASTLEEIELSWCAIERFPLEIFPNLQRIDISWCKNLKSLSATEEIQEESSSCPNLTELLLKGCSNLKSLPECIGSHPSLVKLEIEYCGELELFPKGGLPSKLESLAIAYCGKLKIKVIEGIDNNYEGDEETLLLLPSTLTRLRIDSLQNLESLNYKGLVHLRELIILCCPNLQSIPYCMQDLLPSLVKLEIHGCPKLEPFLEGGLPSQLKSLEISGGHGAIAGLMKRDFRTLPDNEEESIPEETLLPSSLTNLSISNFDNLKYLELHHLTSLNELSIDDCPNLQCIAKERLPSSLSDLYIGFGCPLLSQRCKEKVGEDWPNISHIPAIRILHSRYLYLSNMMRYY; the protein is encoded by the coding sequence ATGCCTGCTTTATTTCCAAAATTCAAACAATTACGAGTTTTGGTTTTGTATGGTTATGACAAGAGAAAGTTACCAAATTCAATTGGCAATTTGAAGCATTTGCGATATTTGAATCTCCGCGGAGCATCAATCATAGAGCTACCTCAATCTGTGAGTAGTTTGTATAATCTGCAAACTTTAATTTTACGTGATTGTGAAGATCTCGTTGAGCTGCCTACCAATTTGGCAAGGTTAATCAACTTGTGTTGTCTCGACCTCAGAGGAACAAACTTGCGAAGAATGCCACCGCAAATGGGTAATCTAGTGAAGCTCCGAACGTTGACTAATTTCAGTTTGGGAAAATGGTGCGGGTCAGGAATCAAGGAGTTGGGAAAGCTTCAACATATACATGGAGAGCTTAGCATTGAGAATTTGCAAAATATTAACCCTAAACATGTTTGGGAATCCAAATTGAGGAATAAAGAGCAGCTGAAGACACTGGAGTTCAAATGGGGGGGTAAAAGCAAGGATGCAAAACATGCAAAAAAGACGCTTGAGCAATTATGGCCTCATGAGAAAGTGGAAAATCTTTACATAGTGGGTTATGATGGTACAATATTTCCATACTGGGTAGGTTCCTCTTCATCATCCTTGTCAAATTTAGTATGCTTGAAGCTCAGTGAATGCAACAACTGCTCATGTTTGCCTCCTCTTGGGCAATTAGCATCTCTGAAGGACCTCTCAATCACAGGATTTGCAAAGCTTGTGTCCGTGGGTTTTGAGTTCTATGGAAGTTGCCGTCCCCCAATGAAGCCATTTGGATCCCTCATAATTTTGAGGTTCGAAAGGATAGGACAGTGGGAGGAGTGGAAAAGTGAAGATGGAGCTTTCCCACACTTAGAAGAGCTTTATGTAGAACGTTGTCCCAGACTTATAAAGGCACTGCCCAATAATCTTTCTTGTTTAAAGAAGCTTCAAGTTGTGCGATGTAAAAAGCAGCTTGTGCCTTCACTTCGAGTGCCTCCTACCATCCTTGAAATGATGTTAGAGGATGATTCCCGTtatgtggtgttgaagaaattGCCTTCTGGGCTGCAtagaatggaagtaatgaaattggACTCAGTAAATTCACTATTAGATGGATTAGAACAAGCGTATGGTCTTGCCTCTACTTTAGAAGAAATCGAATTGTCTTGGTGTGCAATTGAGCGGTTCCCGTTGGAGATTTTCCCTAATCTACAGAGAATTGATATCTCCTggtgtaaaaatttaaaatcccTCTCTGCAACTGAGGAAATTCAAGAAGAAAGCAGTTCCTGTCCTAATTTGACGGAGCTTTTGTTGAAAGGTTGCTCAAATTTGAAGTCGCTGCCTGAATGTATAGGCTCTCATCCTTCCCTTGTGAAATTGGAAATTGAATACTGTGGAGAACTTGAGTTATTTCCAAAAGGTGGTTTGCCATCGAAATTAGAATCCCTTGCCATCGCTTATTGTGGAAAACTCAAAATAAAAGTCATTGAGGGCATCGACAATAATTACGAAGGAGATGAGGAAACGCTGCTGCTGCTGCCCTCCACTCTCACCCGTCTTAGAATCGATAGTCTTCAAAATCTGGAATCTCTCAACTACAAGGGACTTGTACACCTAAGAGAGTTAATCATCCTCTGCTGCCCTAACCTCCAGTCCATTCCATATTGCATGCAAGACCTCCTCCCTTCCCTTGTGAAATTGGAAATACATGGTTGCCCAAAACTGGAGCCGTTTCTAGAAGGAGGTTTGCCCTCTCAATTAAAATCACTTGAAATCAGTGGCGGCCATGGAGCCATTGCTGGGCTCATGAAACGCGATTTCCGGACGCTGCCAGACAATGAAGAGGAATCCATACCAGAAGAGACGCTGCTGCCCTCCTCTCTTACCAATCTTTCAATCTCGAATTTTGACAATCTCAAGTATCTAGAGCTTCACCACCTCACTTCTCTAAATGAATTGAGCATTGATGATTGCCCTAATCTCCAGTGCATAGCAAAAGAAAGGTTGCCCTCCTCCCTTTCTGATCTTTATATCGGATTTGGTTGTCCTCTGCTAAGTCAACGGTGTAAAGAGAAGGTGGGGGAAGATTGGCCCAACATATCTCACATTCCAGCTATACGTATCTTACATTCCAGGTATTTATATTTATCAAACATGATGAGGTATTATTAG